Within Nesterenkonia sandarakina, the genomic segment GCATATTGCTATCGAATGTATGTTCGATAGATACTGAGGCTCCCATGCGTATCGACCAGATCCAGAGTCTCGATGAGGCCGACCTGACCCAAGGGCTGCACCAGGCCCCGGGGTCCGTCGCGGCGGGCTTCCCGTCTCCGGCCCAGGACTACCAAACTGCGCCGATCAACCTCACCGAGCACTTGATCCGGGATCTCAACAGCACCTTTCTCGTCCGAGTGGCAGGCGACTCGATGGAGGGCGCCGGGATCAGCCATGGGGATGAACTGATCGTGGACCGCTCACGCACAGCGCGGGACATGTCCGTGGTGGTCGCTATCCTCGACGGCGAAATGACCGTGAAGCGGCTGAGGCTGATCAACGGGGGAGTGGTGCTCCAAGCGGAGAACCCTTCCTATCCCTCGATTCACGTCCAGGGGCTCTCTGAACTCGATATCTGGGGAGTGGTCATCAAGTGCATCCACAACCTCTAGACACCGCCTCGATGCCCGCCGGGTCGGAGGCGCGGGAGTACATCGCTCTGATCGATGTGAACTCGTTCTACGTCTCGGCCGAGCGGGTCTTTGATCCCACCCTGCGGGGTCGGCCGGTCATCGTGCTCTCGAACAATGACGGCTGCGTGATTGCTCTGAGTAAGGAAGCTAAGGCACTCGGGGTCACGATGGGCCAGCCCTGGTTCAAGCTCTCGGAGACGGCTGACCAGTTGGGCTTGGTCGCGAAGTCCTCGAACTATGAGTTGTACGGGCAAATGTCTGACCGATTCGTTGGGGTCCTGGGCGAGTGTGCCTCTCAGGTGCAGAAGTACTCCATCGATGAAGCGTTCGTAAAGCTCACCGGCACACCGACTGAGTTGCTGACCTGGGCGAAGATGGTCAAGGAGCGCGTGTGGAAGCATCTCGGACTCCCTGTCTGCGTGGGTGTCGGAGCCTCGAAGACGCTGGCGAAACTGAGTAACCGTGCTGCCAAGAAGCTTGATCACCTGGGCGGGGTTTGTGTGTGGGAGGCCGTGCCAGAAGCGCACCGGGAACAGTTGCTTTCGAACCTTCCAGTCGATGAGGTCTGGGGGATTGGTGGCCGGATGGCGAAGCGGCTCATCGGGCGGGGCATGTACTCGGTGAAGGATTTCCGGGATGCAGACCCGGTGATGCTGCGTGACCGCTTTAGCGTGGTGATTATGCGGCTGTGTTTGGAGCTGCGCGGCACACCGTGTCTTCCTTTTGAAGAGGAGACAGAGGTCAAGGGGCAGTTGATCGTCTCTCGGTCCTTCTCTGAGCCGGTCACCACGAAGGCTGAAATGGCCCAGGTGCTCAGTGTGTATGCGCAGCGGGCCTCGGAGCGGTTGCGGCGCAATCACCGTGAAGCCCGCACCCTCACGGTGTGGGCCAAGACCAGTGCCTACAGCAGCGATGCCGGCAATGAACCCACCGTGACCGTACGCCTGGCCTCGGCCACGGCTGATCCGGTGACCCTGACTCGCGAGGTTAAAGCGCTCCTGCCGAAGCTCACGGAGGGCACCAGGTACGCCAAGGCCGGTATTGGGCTCACAGATCTTGAAGAGCCAGGCCAGGCCGCGACGTTTGATCTGTTCGCTGATGCTCACGAGGACCGCAATATCGCTCCGCTGATTGAGTCGATCAAGAGCAAGTGGAGTCAGCCCTCGATAGGGCTGGGCGCTGCGGGTCTCAAGGTCGGGCAAGCGTGGGAGATGAAGCGTGAGATGCGCAGCCCGAGGTACACCACCCAGTGGGATGAGCTGCCCATCGTGCACGCGAAATAGGACACCGAGAACCAACAAGGACGTGGGAGCAGATGACGGTGACGCAGATGGATCAGGATGCACCAGCACCAGGGGAGTACGCGGCGTTATTGGCCGTACTCAAGCGCATTGGACAGAGCCCTTTGCCGATTACGTTGTGGAGCCTGAGCAATGCAGGGCTCACAGCAGCCGAGTTGAAGACGGCTCTGCATGAATTGGCCACGCGGGGCTGTATCCGGGCGTCGTACCGGGCAGGGCTTCCCGATGCTGTGATGGAGGTGCACCCGGAGGCGGGGCGGTTAGCCGCTGCGTGGACCGCAGGATGGTCCTGAGCCTGTCGGGGGAGGGGAGTCGGGCCCGTGGGGAGAGA encodes:
- a CDS encoding LexA family protein gives rise to the protein MRIDQIQSLDEADLTQGLHQAPGSVAAGFPSPAQDYQTAPINLTEHLIRDLNSTFLVRVAGDSMEGAGISHGDELIVDRSRTARDMSVVVAILDGEMTVKRLRLINGGVVLQAENPSYPSIHVQGLSELDIWGVVIKCIHNL
- a CDS encoding Y-family DNA polymerase codes for the protein MPAGSEAREYIALIDVNSFYVSAERVFDPTLRGRPVIVLSNNDGCVIALSKEAKALGVTMGQPWFKLSETADQLGLVAKSSNYELYGQMSDRFVGVLGECASQVQKYSIDEAFVKLTGTPTELLTWAKMVKERVWKHLGLPVCVGVGASKTLAKLSNRAAKKLDHLGGVCVWEAVPEAHREQLLSNLPVDEVWGIGGRMAKRLIGRGMYSVKDFRDADPVMLRDRFSVVIMRLCLELRGTPCLPFEEETEVKGQLIVSRSFSEPVTTKAEMAQVLSVYAQRASERLRRNHREARTLTVWAKTSAYSSDAGNEPTVTVRLASATADPVTLTREVKALLPKLTEGTRYAKAGIGLTDLEEPGQAATFDLFADAHEDRNIAPLIESIKSKWSQPSIGLGAAGLKVGQAWEMKREMRSPRYTTQWDELPIVHAK